A stretch of the Channa argus isolate prfri chromosome 9, Channa argus male v1.0, whole genome shotgun sequence genome encodes the following:
- the spopla gene encoding speckle-type POZ protein-like A produces the protein MSRVPTPPPPGEMSSGPVAESWCYTQVKVVKFSYMWTINNFSFCREEMGEVLKSSTFSSGPNDKMKWCLRVNPKGLDDESKDYLSLYLLLVSCPKSEVRAKFKFSLLNAKREETKAMESQRAYRFVQGKDWGFKKFIRRDFLLDEANGLLPDDKLTLFCEVSVVQDSVNISGQANMNMLKVPECQLSDDLGNLWECSRFTDCSLYVGGQEFKAHKSILAARSPVFNAMFEHEMEESKKNRVDISDVDPEVFKEMMGFIYTGKAPNLEKMADNLLAAADKYALERLKVMCEEALCNSLSVENVADTLILADLHSAEQLKAQAIDFINRCSVLRQLGCKDGKNWNSNHATDIMETAGWKSMIQSHPHLVAEAFRALASAQCPPFGLPRKRLKQS, from the exons ATGTCACGGGTtcccacccctcctcctcctggggAGATGTCAAGTGGACCTGTGGCAGAGAGCTGGTGTTACACACAG GTCAAAGTTGTGAAGTTTTCCTACATGTGGACCATAAACAACTTTAGTTTTTGCAGAGAAGAAATGGGTGAGGTGCTGAAGAGCTCAACCTTCTCCTCTGGTcctaatgacaaaatgaaatg GTGTCTGCGAGTCAATCCAAAGGGACTTGATGATGAAAGCAAAGATTATCTGTCATTGTATTTACTTCTTGTTAGTTGTCCAAAAAGTGAAGTCAGAGCAAAGTTCAAGTTTTCTTTGTTGAATGCTAAAAGAGAAGAGACAAAAGCAATGG AAAGCCAAAGAGCATATAGGTTTGTCCAAGGGAAAGACTGGGGCTTCAAAAAATTTATAAGGAGAGATTTTCTCCTCGATGAAGCCAATGGGCTCTTACCAGATGACAAGCTCACCCTCTTCTGTGAG GTAAGTGTTGTCCAAGACTCTGTTAATATTTCGGGACAAGCAAACATGAACATGCTGAAGGTACCAGAGTGTCAGCTGTCTGATGATCTGGGGAACCTGTGGGAGTGTTCACGCTTCACAGACTGCAGCCTCTATGTGGGAGGACAGGAGTTCAAAGCCCACAAATCTATTCTTGCAG CAAGGTCACCTGTCTTTAATGCTATGTTTGAACATGAAATGGAAGAAAGTAAAAAG AACCGCGTTGATATCAGTGATGTGGACCCCGAAGTCTTTAAGGAAATGATGGGCTTCATATACACAGGAAAGGCCCCAAACCTGGAGAAAATGGCGGATAATTTGCTGGCAGCTGCAGATAAA TATGCTCTGGAGCGTTTAAAGGTCATGTGTGAAGAGGCCTTGTGCAACAGCCTTTCAGTGGAGAATGTGGCTGACACCCTCATCCTAGCAGACTTGCACAGTGCTGAGCAGCTCAAAGCACAAGCCATAGATTTTATCAACAG GTGCAGTGTCCTGAGACAGCTGGGCTGTAAAGATGGAAAGAACTGGAATAGCAA TCATGCTACAGATATAATGGAGACTGCAGGCTGGAAGTCAATGATCCAATCCCATCCTCACTTGGTAGCCGAGGCCTTTCGTGCCCTGGCTTCAGCACAGTGCCCACCCTTTGGTCTTCCCAGAAAGCGTCTAAAACAGTCCTGA